A section of the Epinephelus moara isolate mb chromosome 3, YSFRI_EMoa_1.0, whole genome shotgun sequence genome encodes:
- the ap2b1 gene encoding AP-2 complex subunit beta, translating into MTDSKYFTTNKKGEIFELKAELNNEKKEKRKEAVKKVIAAMTVGKDVSSLFPDVVNCMQTDNLELKKLVYLYLMNYAKSQPDMAIMAVNSFVKDCEDPNPLIRALAVRTMGCIRVDKITEYLCEPLRKCLKDEDPYVRKTAAVCVAKLHDINAQMVEDQGFLDSLRDLIADSNPMVVANAVAALSEISESHPNSNLLDLNPQNINKLLTALNECTEWGQIFILDCLSNYNPKDEREAQSWTCLNHLN; encoded by the exons ATGACGGACTCcaaatatttcacaacaaacaaaaaag GGGAGATCTTTGAGCTGAAGGCAGAGCTGAACAatgagaagaaggagaagagaaaagaggCAGTCAAGAAGGTCATCGCTGCCATGACTGTTGGCAAGGATGTCAG TTCTTTATTCCCAGATGTGGTGAACTGCATGCAGACCGACAACCTGGAGCTGAAGAAGTTGGTCTACCTTTACTTGATGAATTACGCCAAGAGCCAGCCTGACATGGCCATCATGGCTGTCAACAGCTTCGTCAAG GACTGTGAGGACCCCAACCCTCTGATCCGAGCTCTGGCCGTCCGCACCATGGGCTGTATCCGGGTGGACAAGATCACCGAGTACCTGTGCGAGCCGCTGAGGAAGTGCCTGAAGGATGAGGACCCGTACGTGAGGAAGACGGCGGCTGTTTGCGTGGCTAAACTTCATGACATCAATGCCCAGATGGTGGAGGACCAAGGCTTCCTGGACTCCCTGAGAGACCTCATTGCTGACTCCAATCCCATG GTTGTGGCCAACGCAGTCGCTGCCCTGTCTGAGATCAGCGAGTCTCACCCCAACAGCAACCTGCTGGACCTCAAtccccagaacatcaacaagcTGCTGACGGCGCTCAACGAGTGCACAGAGTGGGGACAGATCTTCATCCTGGACTGTTTGTCCAACTACAACCCCAAGGATGAGCGCGAGGCCCAAAG ttggacgtgtctgaaccacctcaactga